From Xenopus tropicalis strain Nigerian chromosome 3, UCB_Xtro_10.0, whole genome shotgun sequence, the proteins below share one genomic window:
- the selenos gene encoding selenoprotein S (UGA stop codon recoded as selenocysteine), protein MELGNQPGPGNRPEIELEWYQYLQNTVGVVLSSYGWYILLGCILIYLLIQKLPQNFTRAGTSNHSTVTDPDEIVRRQEAVTAARLRMQEELNAQAELYKQKQVQLQEEKRQRNIETWDRMKEGKSSKVACRLGQEPSPSTSTSAATKPKQEKQERKTLRGSGYNPLTGDGGGTCAWRPGRRGPSSGGUG, encoded by the exons ATGGAGCTGGGAAACCAGCCGGGGCCGGGGAATCGCCCCGAAATCGAGCTGGAGTGGTACCAGTATCTTCAGAATACAG tggGTGTGGTCCTGTCAAGCTATGGATGGTACATCTTACTCGGCTGCATCCTTATATATCTCTTGATTCAGAAGTTGCCACAGAATTTCACACGAGCCGGCACATCGAATCACAGCACGGTGACAG ATCCTGATGAGATTGTCAGAAGACAAGAAGCAGTGACAGCCGCCCGGCTTCGGATGCAGGAGGAGCTCAATGCTCAGGCTGAATTATACAAACAGAAGCAGGTTCAG TTGCAAGAGGAAAAGCGTCAGCGAAACATAGAGACCTGGGATCGTATGAAAGAAGGCAAGAGTTCCAAGGTGGCCTGCCGTCTTGGccag GAACCATCTCCTAGCACCTCCACATCAGCTGCCACAAAGCCCAAACAAGAAAAGCAAGAAAGGAAAACATTGCGTGGCAGCG GGTACAATCCTCTGACCGGAGATGGAGGTGGTACATGTGCCTGGCGACCAGGACGAAGAGGTCCTTCTTCAGGAGGATGAGGTTAA
- the snrpa1 gene encoding U2 small nuclear ribonucleoprotein A' has product MVKLTADLIEQAAQYTNAVRDRELDLRGYKIPVIENLGATLDQFDTIDCSDNEIRKLDGFPLLKRLKTLLLNNNRICRIGEGIEHALPNLTELILTNNSITELGDLDNLSPCKHLTYISLLRNPVTNKRHYRMYVIYKIPQVRVLDFEKVKQSEREEAANMFKGKRGAQLAKDIAKRSKTFVPGAGLPTEKKKAGPSPGDVEAIKNAIANATTLAEVERLNGLLQSGQIPGKDHVLATSEEAEEEMDEDVVTNGS; this is encoded by the exons ATGGTGAAACTCACGGCTGATTTGATTGAGCAGGCTGCGCAGTACACTAACGCGGTGCGGGACCGAGAGCTGGACCTCAGGG GCTACAAAATCCCAGTGATTGAGAATCTTGGGGCAACACTAGACCAGTTTGATACAATTGATTGTTCAGATAATGAGATTAGAAAACTGGATGGATTTCCTTTATTGAAAAGACTTAAGACCCTCCTACTAAACAATAACAGAATATG CCGTATTGGGGAAGGTATAGAACATGCTTTACCTAATTTAACGGAATTGATTCTCACAAACAACAGTATTACAGAGCTG GGTGACCTCGACAATCTGTCACCTTGCAAACACCTCACATACATCAG CCTTTTGAGAAACCCTGTGACAAACAAGCGACATTACAGAATGTATGTGATCTACAAAATCCCCCAGGTTCGGGTCCTGGATTTCGAGAAAGTAAAGCAGTCG GAGCGAGAGGAGGCAGCGAATATGTTCAAGGGCAAGCGTGGTGCACAGCTTGCAAAGGATATTGCCAAGAGATCAAAAAC ATTTGTTCCAGGTGCTGGTTTGCCAACAGAAAAGAAGAAAGCTGGGCCCTCGCCAGGTGATGTTGAAGCCATTAAG AATGCCATTGCTAATGCAACTACTCTAGCAGAGGTGGAGAGACTCAATGGTTTGTTGCAGTCTGGTCAGATACCTGGCAAAGATCATGTGTTGG CAACGTCTGAGGAAGCTGAAGAAGAAATGGATGAAGATGTTGTTACAAATGGATCCTGA